Genomic segment of Triticum aestivum cultivar Chinese Spring chromosome 6A, IWGSC CS RefSeq v2.1, whole genome shotgun sequence:
agctcgtcggtgacggcggctccgttcggtcgcgggagggagagagagcagagggggatagggacggagggagagcgagaggggttccagggagagtgagagagaggccaggggtgtcgtggcgtctccaggcgcatcgaggagggaggcaaccaggcaggaggtggccaagcgcgacggcggtgctcgccaccgagctgcttcgtgcgctggcacgggaagaagacaggcatgccccttggtggttgggctgcacagtgttgggctgtccaggtgggcttcggtgagcgccaggtaagttacaggtgagttgctctgttttatttctgttctgttttattttatttaattcttttgccactgttttgaatttaaaataattcaaacaatgccaaaagctcctctgaatatttttattttgctagatggacttttccaaaagctcataaaatatttcagggatatttgaaattatattctaattatatgaatataattcaaattcaaatagctaatgaattaaattcaaagtcccaaaaataaatccttaaaaatgttcaatattttggttgggaccagaacccttgccaaaaattatcaaacatttaagaagagcattttggaacaatgaatgagatttttagggtttttgctcttcttttatttagggttttgaggcttccaaaattcctcagttcaagtttcaagaatttaaacatgatgcaaacactaggcagcaccagaagctagggatgtgacatagtattttataaaattgatggagtccaattttgcaacaaatatttggtaggttcttcacaaaaaaacccatTTTTGCCACtcggaaaatgattaaaaatagctagaaagatcagaaatgcatacaaattggtccttatccataaaatgtggtctaactctagtgaaaatttgtgtggtgcccttttgaaaattatttttgatACCTACTTTACAAAATCCCTTTATTTTTAGTACTTCAAAATTATTTTAAATCATTGATTTTCCAAACCAATCAGAACACTTCCCACGGATTGATGACATggtgtccatccatccatccatccatccatctctgcatcccacatccatccatccatctttctacagaaaaaagaaaaaagaaaacaaaaagagatcccccacccgcagcccaaaccctagctcagatcgATCCCCCCGTCGCACCCATCCTCCcatctccgcgccgccgccgccccctcccgatCCAGTCCTCTCCCACGCGGAAACCCTTcctcctcacccgccgccgcctgtcTCTCCCTCTTTGCCCGATCCAGATCGACGATGATGGCCCCCCTGTCGCCGCCCCCTCCTTCCCCACAACTGCCGCCGCCCCAACCTAAACCATCTCCCTCCATCGATTTCACACacacaccgccgccgccgttcaaCCCCGGTGACCTGCCCTACATGGTCGCGGATCCACTCCAGCAGCGGACAGATCCGCCCTCCCTCCATCACCCCGCCGCTGGCGATCACCACCCTCACCCTCTCCTTCTTTCCCTCCATCACCCAGCAGCGGGCATGCCGCCGAGGGGAGGATCCACTCTAGCATCTCCCATGGCGCCGCTCCTCTCCGGCGACTCCCGCGCCGCGGCCATGGCAGGAGGGGAGGAGCCCGAAACCCTCAGGTCCGTAGCGGCGCATGCCTCAGCGGCTGGTCCTCGTTCAAGGTGGCGACGCGGCTCAGGTTGGCCGGGCACCGCGTCAGCACGCCTGACCTGGCGGCGTCGGGCGTCGACCCCAGGCCGCTGCGCGAGGTGCCAACGTTCCGCGACTACACCAAGCCGCTGCTGGACCTCCTGGAGTCCCTCCCGCCCGGCGAGAAGGTGGTGCTCGTCGGCCACAGCCTCGGCGGCGTGAACGTCGCCCTCGCCTGCGAGCTGTTCCCGGAGAAGATCGCCGCTGCGGTGTTCGTTGCCACCTTCATGCCGGACCATAGGTCGCCGCCGTCGTACGTGCTTGAAAAGGTACACCATGAGCATGGAATGGTAGTATTTCTTGACTACCGGGAGCGCGCTGGCGTCCTTTTCTTGTCTTGAAGTCTAGATTCAGACGCAGAAATAAAAAACCCCTGACCGCCACCAGCTTATTGCTGAACTTTGTAGTACTTTTCTTACTACTGAATGTTTGCTGGCGATCTAATATGTTTTCCTCTAAAACAGTTCATGGAGGGGAGAACGCTGGACTGGATGGACACGGAGTTCAAGCCTCAAGATCCCGAGGGCAAGCGACCTACTTCCATGCTGTTCGGGCCGCTGGTCACTCGAGCAAAGTTCTTCCAGCTGTGCTCGCCGGAGGTACACTCCGCCCACCTGTCACTTTGTTCATTACCTGCATGTGAACTTTTCTAAGGTTGCATGCTGTTGGAATCATATGATAGGACCTCACGCTGGGAAGATCCCTGATGAGGGTCAGCTCCATGTTCGTGGACGACCTGAGGCTGCAGCCGCCGTACATGGAGGCCCGCTACGGGTCTATGCCGGCATCTCCGCTTCAGGTCCATCTTCATGAACTTCCTTTTTCTGAATCTAATCACAAATTCTTAGATGATCGATCTCCTGCATCACTGCAGCTACTGAAGATGATATGATTCTTTTCTTGCACTGCAACTACAGATAGATAATCTTCTTGATTTTTTCTTGTTGCACGCAGCCGTGAGAAGTTTGCGGAGCTGAACGCCAAGCTGTGGTACCTCTGAATCTTCTCCATTGGTAAAAGTAAAACTGGGATCCTCATTTTCTATGCATGCAAGACACCTTACTATTTATTTGTTTATTTATGCAGTAGTGATAGGCATACCAAAAACATAGCAAAATACCCTAGCACTGCAATGTGGCGTGTTCAGAACAGTAATAACCTTATAGATTAATAACAACACTGGTACAACTTTGTGCATGAGAGAAATGTGCTACCCAAATCATAAGCACATACCACATGTACAACTGCTACCCAAATGAACTATGGCAAGGGACATAAACACCTGTAGTCCCCTGTTTCTGAGATTGTTCTATGTCAGATTCTCAAATTAGATCCTTAGGAATGGATGGCTTGTCAATTAAGTTAGGATGGCTTGTCAATTTAAGTTAGAATGCCACCTTATGATTGAAAATATGCTGTAGATCTGGTCTTATTTAAATTAGATGTAGCAGCTGCTGTCGATTCTGTGTTGTAGTCCCGTGTTTCTCTTATCTATCACGGAATTTTATTATTAGTTTATTGGCATGGCTGCTCTCTGTTTATACTGTTCGAAATGCtgttattttttgttgttgtttgttctGCATGGTTCAGTAGTAGATCCTTCAGAATGGAGGGCTAGAATTAAGTTGGGTGGTTGAAATTATGCTGCATATGAAAATTAGTTCTACTGTAGTATACTATATTCTCAAGTTTTACATCCATCCGAAAAGACTACTTGAAAGGCTACCTCAGGTCCATCCTCCTCTACCACCGGAGCTGGAGGAGGAGGTTTAACCATCCAAACCTTCTCACATTTCATGGCACTAACATGCCTCGTCATTCTGACTACCTGCTTTCTCACTTCATGGCATTTGAGAACATTCATGTTCTGTTTTATCCATTCTCACATTCTGGCATCTATTACTTCAACGATCTCACAATGGCGGTTTAGGACATGCTTATCCTTGCAAAAAAACTGAGCTCAGGCAATACTAATGTTTATATCTATCATTCAGTACTACTGTTTATATCTAATCAAGACCTTATGATTTACATAGGTCGGGTTGTCGCAGGTTCCATGGAGCCCACTCCCCTCGTCAAGCTCGGCGCCAAGAGCGAGGAGCTGCTCTTCGCGTCGCCTCACCTCGCACAAGCAATGTTGTCTGGTTGCAAGCAAATATTCCTGTCTGCTCTTTCACTAGTGTCGACCCTTGATTTTGTTGTTAATAATACACGCATGCTCCACAACTAATACAGAAGATGCATTTCCATCCCATCTAGTAGGTGCTGACTTGAtgcaaacaaataaaataaaattagtagGTGTTGACTGCTCACACCCCATATATGTTGAACGATGCTAGCTGCTGTACCAATGTGATGTTGCTTGCTTGATTGATGACTTGTTGTCATTAACTAGAAAAAAGAAGGAAACCTTGTCAATTTATTTGAGGAGAATCATGTATCCCATTCATTAGACAACCAGTACTACTAGTATTTGCATGTTTGCCTGCTTGCTTGCTTGTAGCACTATCAAGTGTGAGGAAATCTAGTACTAGGATGTGTGGAGCTGGGACGCTGTTGGATCATTAGCACTTGTAGCACTATCAAGTTTGTACTGATTGCAGATAGAAAACCTTGTAATTTTGTTTCTGTAAGCTAAACTTTGTGATTTAATTTTTGGAAGCTAAACATTGTAAGTCTATTAAGAAACTTGAGCAAAATCAGTCCACAAGTTAGTTGAAGTCACAAGTAAGTCTATTAATAACTTAGCACTGGTCAAGTTAGTTGAAGTCACAAGTGCTAAGTCTATCGACTTAGTTTTCTGCTGGAAGTCAAATCTCCTAAACACTAGAATGCCTGAAATGTCAGGGTAGCAAGTACTAGCCCTATGCTTCATTCTATGTACCGTTCTGGTGTCTGTGCATGTATGGGCTAGCTTTTTGTGTAGAATAGTGGGCTAGCTTTTTGTGTAGAATAGTGATTTGATGCTTCTTTCTACAGAAATACAACATGCTAGCTCTATGGATGTTTATGTACCTGTAACTTCTGCCAGCTCT
This window contains:
- the LOC123129555 gene encoding putative methylesterase 13, chloroplastic, translated to MRACGYERHPNEHSPAGRDEAVGAPTARHAGAANRGHGGRRRGVAPTRPVARGRARWRGRGRREGRRRGAPRHGAMGRRPERERATAGMGAGALAEAGEHGASVAGGRGGRGWRRGDLGGEGAATGARATVSATSAGKGGDGGGTVRRAADRSALPPSPRRWRSPPSPSPSFPPSPSSGHAAEGRIHSSISHGAAPLRRLPRRGHGRRGGARNPQVRSGACLSGWSSFKVATRLRLAGHRVSTPDLAASGVDPRPLREVPTFRDYTKPLLDLLESLPPGEKVVLVGHSLGGVNVALACELFPEKIAAAVFVATFMPDHRSPPSYVLEKFMEGRTLDWMDTEFKPQDPEGKRPTSMLFGPLVTRAKFFQLCSPEDLTLGRSLMRVSSMFVDDLRLQPPYMEARYGSMPASPLQP